The nucleotide sequence TCGGCGCGCTGATGGGGTTCGCGCGCGCCGCCAGGGTCGAGCTTCAACACGTCAAGGCTCACGGCGCGCTCTACAACATGGCGGCGGTGAATCGCGAGCTCGCGTCGGCCATCGCGCGCGCGATCGCCGACGTCGACCGCGGACTGGTCATGTTCGGCCTGCCCGGCAGCCATCTCGTGACCGAAGGCGAGAAGGCGGGACTTCGCGTGGCGTGCGAAGCGTTCGCCGATCGCAACTACATGCCCGACGGATCTCTCGTGTCGCGCAAACGCCCCGACGCGCACGTCCACGACGCCGACGACGCCGTACGCCGCGCCATTCGGATGGTGAAGGAAGGTCGCGTGCGCGCCGTGGACGGGAGCGAGGTCTCACTTCGCGCCGACACGATCTGCATCCACGGCGACGGGCCGCACGCCGCCGAATTCGCGCAGCGACTCCGGTCGGCGTTCGAGTCCGAGCACATCGCCGTGCGCGCGCCCGGGCGCGCGGCGCCCTAGAAGCGGTACTCCTTCCCTTCGTCGGCTGCTTTGTAGA is from Gemmatimonadaceae bacterium and encodes:
- a CDS encoding 5-oxoprolinase subunit PxpA, whose protein sequence is MSLQVDLNCDMGESFGAYTIGADDAVFPFITSANVACGYHGGDPAVMRSTIARAKERGVAVGAHPGFQDLIGFGRRPMDVTPGEAYDLVVYQVGALMGFARAARVELQHVKAHGALYNMAAVNRELASAIARAIADVDRGLVMFGLPGSHLVTEGEKAGLRVACEAFADRNYMPDGSLVSRKRPDAHVHDADDAVRRAIRMVKEGRVRAVDGSEVSLRADTICIHGDGPHAAEFAQRLRSAFESEHIAVRAPGRAAP